One segment of Dolichospermum sp. DET69 DNA contains the following:
- a CDS encoding DUF1825 family protein, which yields MGFFDSEIVQQEAKQLFEDYQALIQLGNSYGKFDREGKKLFIEQMESMMDRYRIFMKRFELSEDFMAQMTIQQLKTQLDQFGVTPQQMFEQMNVTLERMKAELEKTK from the coding sequence ATGGGATTCTTCGACTCTGAAATAGTGCAGCAAGAAGCCAAGCAGTTGTTTGAAGATTATCAAGCACTAATTCAGCTTGGCAACAGCTACGGCAAATTTGACCGCGAGGGCAAGAAGCTGTTTATTGAGCAAATGGAATCCATGATGGATAGATATCGCATCTTTATGAAGCGTTTCGAGCTATCAGAGGATTTCATGGCCCAAATGACCATACAGCAACTAAAAACTCAACTAGATCAGTTTGGCGTAACTCCACAACAAATGTTTGAGCAAATGAACGTAACCTTAGAAAGGATGAAAGCGGAATTGGAAAAAACAAAATGA
- a CDS encoding penicillin-binding protein has product MSSRTFANKQPQEQDSSGFEFFKGVGQITGGTLLSMTLLTSSIVAGTLVGLAISFRNLPDVRQIKNFFPSETTYIYDIKGKLLTGIHGEANREVVPLNKVSPNLKRAVLASEDGHFYDHHGINPTGVGRAIVVNMVAGGVKEGGSTITMQLVKNLFLSQKRAFTRKLAEAVLAIRLEQILSKDEILEMYLNQVYWGHNNYGVQTAARSYFNKSAEYLTLGESAMMAGLIQAPEEFSPFASMKLAKQKQKEVLGRMIELNWITQKEYDDALKQPIKLGKIRSFQGSASPYITNTVAQELAKKFGRDALTKGGMRVQTTVDAKFQIMAEETVKEWHEKLQSQGLSKNQMALVAIDPRTHFVKALVGGVDYKVSEFNRATQAQRQPGSSFKPFVYYTAFATGKYAPDSTVVDAPVSYQDGNGWYYPRNYDGGFSGAMSIRKALAQSRNIPVIKLGKAVGMNKVIETCRTLGIMSPMEPVTSLPLGAIGVTPLEMASAYATFANYGWQSPPTVIVRITDSAGNVILDNTPKPKQVLDPWASAATIDIMTSVMTEGTGKGAAIDRPAAGKTGTTSSEKDIWFVGTVPQLTTAVWVGRDDSKQLASGATGGVMVAPIWRDFMMKALKDVPVEKFKPTSQFTRPKSN; this is encoded by the coding sequence GTGTCGTCTAGGACTTTTGCAAACAAACAACCACAAGAGCAGGATTCATCTGGATTTGAGTTTTTTAAAGGAGTAGGTCAGATAACTGGTGGTACTCTACTATCCATGACACTCCTAACCAGCTCTATTGTCGCGGGAACACTAGTGGGTTTAGCCATTAGTTTCCGTAATTTACCAGATGTTAGACAAATAAAAAACTTTTTCCCCTCGGAAACAACTTACATTTATGATATAAAAGGCAAACTTTTAACTGGTATTCACGGAGAAGCTAACCGAGAAGTAGTCCCCCTGAATAAAGTTTCCCCTAACCTGAAACGCGCAGTTTTAGCCAGTGAAGATGGTCATTTTTACGATCATCATGGCATTAACCCGACGGGTGTAGGCCGTGCTATCGTCGTCAACATGGTAGCAGGTGGCGTGAAAGAAGGTGGTTCTACTATTACCATGCAGTTGGTAAAAAACCTATTCTTATCTCAGAAACGGGCGTTTACGCGGAAATTAGCAGAGGCTGTACTAGCAATTCGTTTAGAACAAATTCTTAGTAAAGACGAAATTTTAGAAATGTACCTCAATCAAGTGTATTGGGGTCATAACAATTACGGTGTACAAACAGCAGCACGCAGTTATTTTAATAAATCAGCAGAATATTTAACTTTGGGTGAATCAGCAATGATGGCGGGTTTAATCCAAGCACCAGAAGAGTTTAGCCCTTTTGCCAGTATGAAATTGGCCAAACAGAAACAAAAGGAAGTTCTGGGGCGAATGATCGAGTTGAATTGGATTACCCAAAAAGAATATGATGATGCCCTAAAACAACCAATTAAACTGGGTAAAATCAGGTCTTTTCAAGGTAGTGCCTCACCTTATATTACCAATACTGTAGCTCAAGAGTTGGCGAAAAAATTTGGACGTGATGCCCTGACCAAAGGGGGAATGCGTGTACAGACTACGGTTGATGCTAAATTCCAAATCATGGCTGAAGAAACTGTCAAAGAATGGCATGAAAAGCTTCAGTCTCAAGGGTTATCTAAAAATCAAATGGCCTTGGTAGCAATTGATCCTCGCACCCATTTTGTCAAAGCCCTAGTTGGTGGTGTAGATTATAAAGTCAGTGAATTTAACCGCGCTACCCAAGCTCAACGGCAACCAGGTTCTTCATTCAAGCCTTTTGTTTATTATACTGCCTTTGCTACTGGCAAATATGCACCAGATAGTACAGTTGTCGATGCGCCAGTGAGTTATCAAGATGGTAATGGTTGGTACTACCCAAGAAACTACGATGGTGGCTTTTCGGGAGCAATGTCAATTCGCAAAGCCCTCGCCCAATCTCGCAACATCCCAGTGATTAAACTTGGTAAAGCGGTGGGAATGAATAAAGTGATTGAAACCTGCCGCACTTTAGGGATTATGAGTCCCATGGAACCCGTTACCTCTTTACCTTTGGGTGCTATTGGTGTCACTCCTTTAGAAATGGCTAGTGCCTATGCTACCTTTGCTAATTATGGCTGGCAGTCACCACCGACTGTAATTGTCCGCATTACTGACAGTGCTGGTAATGTAATTCTCGATAATACACCCAAACCTAAACAAGTTCTTGATCCTTGGGCATCAGCAGCGACCATTGATATCATGACTTCGGTAATGACTGAAGGTACAGGTAAAGGTGCTGCAATAGATCGTCCTGCTGCTGGGAAGACAGGAACTACATCCTCTGAAAAAGATATTTGGTTTGTCGGTACTGTGCCGCAGCTAACCACTGCTGTCTGGGTAGGCAGAGACGACAGCAAACAACTAGCTAGTGGGGCAACTGGTGGTGTTATGGTAGCTCCTATTTGGCGGGACTTTATGATGAAAGCACTCAAGGATGTCCCTGTAGAGAAGTTTAAGCCTACTTCCCAGTTCACACGTCCTAAATCAAATTAA
- a CDS encoding DnaJ domain-containing protein — MSLNSLSTEWLNLLIDPYAVLGVSVNADDRQISKRYYILTKQLHPDNYINKNEPKQELAQIVFTQLINPAYEKLKQTQKRLNTIALLRSEAQVLDPQTAVGIQISIIQSISTMSAGEAELFYEDVVASYASSQYYSLHQSYQMIQQLRALNIVYLSYQQLTNEYKPVIPAEENQVLPDTSSPNTILQTESKSEPINYAQQYYERAVDYYNQENWSLAVQELRDAIKLDLTNADYYALLGVVHFQQKFLGMAKVYIRQALKINPQQQLALKYAALLQIKVNEPVTSQSMSKAVGIASLLSKFLSQKLY; from the coding sequence ATGTCACTTAATTCCTTATCAACAGAATGGCTAAATCTGCTTATTGATCCTTATGCAGTACTAGGGGTTTCTGTTAATGCTGATGATCGTCAGATTAGTAAGCGGTATTATATTCTGACCAAACAGTTACACCCTGACAACTATATAAATAAGAACGAACCGAAACAAGAATTAGCTCAAATAGTATTTACACAATTGATTAACCCAGCTTATGAAAAACTTAAGCAAACACAAAAACGTCTAAATACTATAGCATTACTGCGTTCAGAAGCCCAAGTTTTAGATCCACAGACAGCAGTTGGCATCCAAATTTCTATCATTCAGTCAATATCAACAATGTCTGCTGGAGAAGCAGAATTATTTTATGAAGACGTAGTTGCATCCTATGCGTCTTCTCAATATTATTCACTGCATCAATCATATCAGATGATACAACAGTTAAGGGCTCTAAATATAGTCTACTTATCATATCAACAACTGACTAATGAATATAAACCTGTCATCCCCGCAGAAGAAAACCAGGTACTTCCAGACACCTCATCTCCAAACACAATTCTGCAAACAGAGTCAAAATCAGAGCCAATAAACTATGCTCAACAGTACTATGAGAGAGCTGTAGACTATTATAACCAAGAAAACTGGAGTTTAGCAGTACAAGAACTGCGAGATGCTATTAAATTAGACTTAACCAATGCTGATTACTATGCACTATTAGGCGTAGTACATTTTCAACAGAAATTTTTAGGTATGGCTAAAGTCTATATTCGTCAAGCATTAAAAATTAATCCTCAACAACAACTGGCTTTGAAATATGCCGCCCTCTTGCAAATTAAAGTTAATGAACCAGTTACGTCTCAATCAATGTCAAAAGCCGTGGGTATTGCTTCTTTATTAAGTAAGTTTTTATCGCAGAAACTTTACTGA
- a CDS encoding ComEA family DNA-binding protein, protein MNKWLPLNLKLQKLRAKLLSDPYYRLQSGEEIQMAAELGLGIDANQATVDDWLRLPGLSIHQGRSLVELSRAGVVFYSIEDVAAALGLPLQRLEPLKPMLNFNYYDDSSLDKPQPVNPNTASVESLSKIPFIDLSLAQKVVENRLAVGYYKNLVDFQQRLELSGDAIAQLMYYLRF, encoded by the coding sequence ATGAATAAGTGGCTACCTTTAAATCTGAAATTGCAAAAGCTGCGTGCCAAGTTGCTAAGTGACCCCTATTATCGTTTACAATCTGGGGAAGAAATTCAAATGGCTGCTGAATTGGGTTTGGGTATTGATGCTAATCAAGCAACAGTGGATGATTGGCTACGTTTACCTGGGTTATCAATTCATCAAGGGCGATCGCTTGTGGAACTTTCCCGCGCTGGTGTGGTATTCTACTCTATTGAAGATGTAGCTGCGGCTTTGGGTTTGCCTTTACAGAGATTAGAACCGCTAAAACCCATGTTAAATTTTAATTATTATGATGATAGTTCTTTAGATAAACCTCAACCAGTTAATCCTAATACGGCTTCGGTAGAGAGTTTATCGAAAATTCCTTTTATAGATTTATCTCTAGCGCAAAAAGTTGTAGAAAATCGTTTAGCTGTTGGTTATTATAAAAATTTAGTAGATTTTCAACAAAGATTAGAATTATCAGGGGATGCGATCGCTCAGTTAATGTATTATCTAAGATTCTAG
- a CDS encoding NINE protein produces MLTKRKSRAIATVLAFSGILPISGLHKFYLGQPLWGIVYVLLSVSGTPIAMIASAIEGVWYLTQEEETFDRYFNLGESPTKVSPQVGNQVESVANALRELEALRQDGLISEYEFEQKRRQMLDQI; encoded by the coding sequence ATATTAACTAAACGAAAAAGCCGTGCCATTGCTACTGTTTTGGCCTTTTCGGGGATACTTCCAATTTCGGGTTTACATAAATTTTACTTGGGACAGCCACTTTGGGGAATAGTCTATGTTTTGTTATCTGTATCCGGTACACCTATTGCCATGATAGCTAGTGCTATTGAGGGGGTTTGGTATTTAACTCAAGAGGAAGAAACTTTTGATCGGTATTTTAATTTAGGTGAGTCACCAACAAAGGTATCTCCTCAAGTTGGTAATCAGGTAGAATCAGTGGCTAATGCTTTGCGTGAGTTAGAAGCACTCCGTCAAGATGGATTAATCTCTGAGTATGAGTTTGAGCAAAAACGTCGTCAGATGTTGGATCAGATTTAG